From Rhododendron vialii isolate Sample 1 chromosome 7a, ASM3025357v1:
TAGAAATGTGGgtcagagatgagagagtgtGGTGAGGTGAGAGACCTCACTTGTAAAGCTTCCTTCGTTTGAATAATTGCTCCGGTTTACCCCTGTGGATGTACCAGATTTCGGGGAACCATGTATATTATGTGTTTGtggtgtgtttggttttgattcttGGGGCACAACGGGGGAGGTGGGATGGGATTACGAATACCTGGTTCATGGGGTTATACGAATCCGGGCTGAGAGGAATTAACAGGCCGGTTAGCTTACGAGTTTGAACCTTCTTTATTGTGCAACCgtttacaccatattttagTAAGTCAAAATTGTTGGTCGAATAGATCGACTAATGACACGTGGCAACGGTCAGAAAATCAAATCGGCTATAACATGAGCATAACAAGGTAAAAATGGACTAATTATCGATTGATCTGGGACGTGGCAAACCAACAATATACAAGCAAGAGGAGAGATGTGATGATGGGTAGACTGGGTAGTTAAAGAAGGAGCACATCATGAGAGAAATAACTGCCCCATGCAGATCGTGGAGCAAGATGAGGAAGTAAGGAAGTAACCGCTCAATTCAAATTAGAGGAGGGAATTCCATctggtttgaatttcaagtcgaagtAGCAGGCTATAAATACAAAGACTAAAGACGTTTTGAACCCCCACTCAATCGCCCAAAGGTTTCTActttttatctgtactttacttTTCTCgttctaggagtagcttgtaacatAACCGTCTactcgattgtgttctcattgtcgatcgacttctactttgaagaataataaagtccttttgttgttcttcttccatcttCATTCACTTTCactaagtttgcttccagagaagttctgaaatacggcaaggaaccaaactccacaaCCACAAATATCCACATTCCAGCACTTAAAACGTTTCTCTGTCGATTATCGACAGCAagtaaaaaatagacaaacagcaACCAAACACTGGATTGAGTAATTCCATTCCATGCTAGTTAAACGAGGCCGAAGTGAATGCCTCCATGTACAGAAGGAACCAAGGCGCGAAGCCAAAAACAAATGACTGCTTAAACTTCCACCGTTTATGAAGTCATATAAACGCTCAATGAAAGAGGAAACCATCGGAATCTCCTAAAATGAGTCAAGTTAATATAAACTTGTGGTTTACAAAATAATCGCGCATTGTACCGGTGAGAGCTTATGAGTGAAGGAGTTTGAAGAGATCAAGTAAAATGAGTCAAGTTAATTCTAGTTTTTCAGATTttgaaaaacttatttatggaGGGTTCCATAAATAAGTTTTACAGAGGTGAATCTGTACCGTCCAAAGgaccaaaagtgttttggatggtttggATTCACTTAGCTGTAAACAAATAAGTCTCTCTCTTTCAGATTTCCACAATGAGTTGCATACTTCGCTTATGACATTGTTGACAGTTGACGTTATCAATAAACAAAAGTCACCGAGAATATCATCAGATCAAATAGTTAAATGTGTTTGTGTCAAAACTGCAATCTACAAGGTTCAACTGATCGACTTCATTGCAATTCTTTTCACAGGAAAGTGAAAGAAGACTCAAACTTGAGTCTCTTTAGATGACTAAAATTTCATCGCATAGTTACAGACTTACAGTGTCGATTCAAACTAGGTCAGTATTCCAATCCGTCGCTTCTATATATTGACCACTTTTAAACATCTAAGCAGGGCAAATACCTTGATGACATACAAAAACTATGATTCTAGCTTGTCCTCCACGGGAACCCTTTCAAgagcttgatgaagaaataACATTTCTTTTGTCGGCAGATGTAGGACTGCAATTTATTACTTAATCAAAGATTCAGTATCCTCTTGAGCAACACCATGAAGATCACGGAGATCAGAACTCTCTGAGAAATTGAGCCATTTTGTTTTCTCAACGTGCTTGAGGCAAGGCTGCAACACTAGCCCAATCAGCATAGCAACGATGCATATAACCGCCACTTTGAGCGAAGAAAGAGCCAACACAACACAAATCATCATGGTTGGAGGAACACACAAGAGGATTGATCCAACTGTTCCCACAGGTATCTTATAAGGCCGAGATGCAGCTGGGTATTTCATCCTTAACCTTACAAATGATACCAACTCTAGAACCATtccaaaacaatacaaaaagTTTTCCGCTGCTACTATCTCTCGAAAACTCAGCCATGAAAGCAAAATAACCCCAGAAGCTGAAAATAAGATTCCAACTAGAGGAGTTCCATAACGTGATCTCTTGGAAAAAAACTCGGGAAGCATCCCTCTCTCTGCCATACCAAGAAGTTGAAAAGAGTCGCTGCTCATCTCAGCCACAAACATCCCCATATTTGACATTGCGGCTGCCCCCTGAATCCAAAACCTCAACCATACTCCACCAACCGTCATGGCAATATCTGAAAAGTACCCATCAGTCCACAAGTCAAGGTTAAGTGGTACGGCTCCTGTACCAATtagtaaaggaaaaaaatacccACAAACAACAAGGATAAAAGCATAGAATAGAGCCTTTGGTAGAGTCTTTTCCGGATTATCCACCTCTCCAGCTAATGTGCTCACTGAATCCCAGTAATTCAAGTTCCAAAATAGAGTGTTTAGGTACAAGTTCCAGTCAACATTGTGTAAATCTAACACTAACCATCTTGAAGGCCTTACTTTTGGGATGGCGATAACTCCCATCAGACCGAATGGAAGGAGTGAGAGAACTCCTAACACTACAGCAGCCGATCCCACTATGTTTAATCCCCTATAATTCATATAAGTGAGGAGAGCAGTCAAGCCCAGCGTTGCACCGACTCTTGGTAAACCACCAGATAAAGCTGGGATTGCCGATTTCAGATATTCAAGAAACATAACCGGGTATAGGGCATTATCGATTACCCCGCTTAGCCATTTCATCCAACCTTCTTGAAACCCCCAATATTCGCCCAATGCGGATGAAACCCAAACCACATAGCCACCGTCTTCTGGAAACATGGTGCCCAACTCTGCAGTTATTAGGGCCTCTGGTACACTCCATACAAATAGGAATACCAAAAACCCGATTAGGGCTAGAAGCGGCCCGGCTGCTCGTACGGTATCCTCAGCCCCAAATGGCCCCCCTGATACCTCGTAGAAGATGAGGAAAACAAGGGGCAGCACTGAGACTTTCCTTGCTTTATTTCCCCTAGGAGAAGGTACTTTATCAATCTCCAAATATGATTCGCTACTGTATTCCCCCATTGCAATGGAAGTTTCCCAATTTGCTGCATTCCTTAGTTTCTGCATTCAGAATCGAATTACCAAGGTAATATGCATAGGGTGGCTAACACATCAAACTATTGACAAATTCACACCATCAAAGAGACTTATTATAGAGGCTAGAGCCTTACGCATAAATATGAAGTATTTGTCAATTTAAACAATTTAGTTAGCATAATTTGCGAGAAAAAAAATCTGGGTTCATAACATTCCCGGAAAACCCACATAAGATAAGCCATTGTATTCCCCAATATAATGGTAGTTTATCCATTAGCTGTATTCCTCAATTTCTGATCCATAACCAAATTGTCAACATATTGAATACTTGGGTTATTTACTTATTCCAAATGATCAGTCGATTGAGATGGGAGGTTTGGCCGAGTGAATATGAGAAAGTAACTTACATGCTTGCCCCAAGATGTCGCAAGTTGTCAATCTTGTTCCGGCAAGTGTACCATTTTTCTATTGGAACGGTGCGTACCGGCATGTATGTCAGTGCCGTTCCAGATTGACTGCAACCTATACTTTATTGaagtagaaaaataaaacaaattctAACGCTTTGATATACCTTAACATTTGTT
This genomic window contains:
- the LOC131333141 gene encoding probable polyamine transporter At1g31830, with the protein product MVIVQTETEEVTDQVGRQSSVRREQEVGPSQEYGNTTEDDNNDEELLTMNIKKLRNAANWETSIAMGEYSSESYLEIDKVPSPRGNKARKVSVLPLVFLIFYEVSGGPFGAEDTVRAAGPLLALIGFLVFLFVWSVPEALITAELGTMFPEDGGYVVWVSSALGEYWGFQEGWMKWLSGVIDNALYPVMFLEYLKSAIPALSGGLPRVGATLGLTALLTYMNYRGLNIVGSAAVVLGVLSLLPFGLMGVIAIPKVRPSRWLVLDLHNVDWNLYLNTLFWNLNYWDSVSTLAGEVDNPEKTLPKALFYAFILVVCGYFFPLLIGTGAVPLNLDLWTDGYFSDIAMTVGGVWLRFWIQGAAAMSNMGMFVAEMSSDSFQLLGMAERGMLPEFFSKRSRYGTPLVGILFSASGVILLSWLSFREIVAAENFLYCFGMVLELVSFVRLRMKYPAASRPYKIPVGTVGSILLCVPPTMMICVVLALSSLKVAVICIVAMLIGLVLQPCLKHVEKTKWLNFSESSDLRDLHGVAQEDTESLIK